In a genomic window of Methanogenium sp. S4BF:
- a CDS encoding DUF3658 domain-containing protein, giving the protein MHTGTQHITFSDSGRGTVRYALKETDCTVISLPDDLGIGPIQFYDIRKRIDFFTALCPGGEFARYADEMKALSEQFWESVSEPYEKKVVWFSRRSVMEYAGFLQFLSRQHDLSRIEVVDLTDGIPGVDAEMYGGKPYKIVTDAVGAMKPEWICSALSTSRPLRDDEAAYYCAIWARLQDENTNLRTLWRGQLYSADDDFYDDVICSLVPDVWRYAARVVGEALGKLSDEYHQTGDNFIYSRLLHLVDTGEIRCKGNRKAMRFLEVKRNHR; this is encoded by the coding sequence ATGCACACAGGAACACAGCATATTACGTTTTCAGACTCCGGCAGAGGTACTGTCAGGTATGCCCTGAAAGAGACCGACTGCACGGTAATCTCCCTCCCCGATGACCTGGGAATCGGACCAATACAATTCTATGATATCCGAAAGAGGATTGACTTTTTCACCGCATTGTGCCCCGGGGGTGAATTTGCCCGATATGCAGATGAGATGAAGGCGTTATCGGAACAATTCTGGGAATCTGTGTCAGAACCGTATGAGAAGAAAGTGGTCTGGTTCTCACGGCGCTCTGTGATGGAATATGCGGGATTTCTCCAGTTTTTATCACGGCAGCACGATCTGTCCCGGATTGAAGTGGTTGATCTGACAGATGGCATCCCTGGTGTCGATGCAGAGATGTATGGCGGAAAGCCGTACAAAATCGTGACTGATGCAGTCGGTGCGATGAAACCGGAGTGGATTTGCTCTGCACTCAGCACATCACGGCCTCTCCGGGACGATGAAGCTGCGTACTATTGTGCAATATGGGCAAGGCTTCAGGATGAAAATACGAATCTCAGGACATTATGGAGGGGACAGCTGTATTCGGCCGACGATGACTTCTATGATGATGTGATCTGCAGTCTTGTTCCTGATGTCTGGAGGTATGCCGCACGGGTTGTCGGAGAAGCGCTGGGAAAGCTCAGTGACGAATATCATCAGACCGGTGACAATTTCATCTACAGCAGATTACTTCATCTGGTGGATACCGGGGAGATACGGTGCAAGGGAAACCGGAAGGCGATGCGGTTTCTCGAAGTGAAACGGAATCATCGGTAA
- a CDS encoding APC family permease, translating to MTPDGNPPLRRTLTLPEVVISGVGVILGAGIYALIGEAAAVAGNALWISFILAALIASFTGLSYMELSSMFPGASAEYEYSRYPFGRSIAFVIGIMVILSGIVGAATVSLGFAGYFAGATGAPTLPVAVVLLILLSLILLAGIRQSAVFAIIFTLIEAGGLIGIIIIGLPYLGSVDYFAAPEGIPGVFAAAALIFFAYQGFEEIVKLSDETIRPEKTIPAALLMAIAITIVLYIAVSVSVVSIGGYEAIAGSPNPFAEIAGQAFTGGHLLFTVIALFATANTALLMMLASSRILYGMAEKKTLPAAFAYVHPGRRTPVVAIVGTALVSMLFLLPGNIRDVALIANFTLFITFIVINAAVIRLRQTMPDTPRPYRVPGAVRNVPVPAVLGVLTCFFFMFQLEWEILFIGILLIAGAAGAGRILSRKKTEQ from the coding sequence ATGACTCCTGACGGGAATCCACCCCTCCGGCGCACCCTGACACTGCCGGAAGTCGTCATCTCCGGTGTCGGCGTGATACTGGGTGCAGGCATCTATGCACTGATTGGTGAAGCGGCAGCGGTGGCGGGCAATGCCCTCTGGATATCCTTTATTCTCGCTGCACTCATCGCATCCTTCACCGGACTCTCCTACATGGAGCTCTCGTCCATGTTCCCCGGCGCCAGTGCAGAGTACGAATACTCCCGCTATCCCTTCGGGAGGAGTATTGCGTTTGTTATCGGCATCATGGTGATACTCTCCGGCATTGTGGGCGCTGCGACGGTCTCTCTCGGATTTGCCGGCTATTTCGCCGGAGCGACGGGTGCTCCGACACTCCCGGTGGCAGTCGTCCTGTTGATCCTGCTCTCCCTTATCCTGCTGGCAGGCATCCGGCAGTCGGCAGTCTTTGCCATCATTTTCACCCTGATTGAGGCAGGCGGGCTCATCGGAATCATCATTATCGGCCTGCCGTATCTCGGATCGGTTGATTATTTTGCCGCACCCGAAGGTATTCCGGGCGTATTTGCCGCAGCGGCCCTCATATTCTTCGCATATCAGGGGTTCGAGGAAATAGTCAAGCTTTCGGATGAGACCATCCGGCCGGAAAAAACCATCCCGGCGGCCCTTCTCATGGCAATTGCCATCACGATTGTACTCTACATCGCCGTCTCGGTATCGGTGGTGAGCATCGGGGGCTATGAGGCCATTGCCGGATCGCCAAATCCCTTTGCGGAGATTGCCGGGCAGGCCTTTACCGGTGGACATCTGCTCTTTACGGTCATTGCACTCTTTGCAACGGCAAACACCGCCCTGCTGATGATGCTTGCGTCATCCCGTATTCTCTACGGCATGGCTGAGAAGAAGACGCTGCCTGCTGCTTTTGCCTATGTGCACCCGGGGAGAAGGACACCGGTGGTGGCCATCGTGGGGACGGCGCTCGTCTCCATGCTCTTCCTGTTGCCGGGGAACATCCGGGACGTAGCCCTGATTGCAAATTTCACGCTGTTTATCACGTTTATCGTCATCAATGCGGCGGTGATCCGCCTCCGGCAGACTATGCCTGACACACCCCGGCCGTACCGGGTGCCCGGCGCCGTCCGGAATGTACCCGTCCCTGCGGTGCTTGGTGTTCTGACCTGCTTCTTCTTTATGTTCCAGCTGGAGTGGGAGATCCTCTTCATCGGCATTCTGCTCATCGCCGGTGCTGCCGGTGCCGGCCGGATTTTGTCACGGAAGAAGACGGAACAGTGA
- a CDS encoding DUF3267 domain-containing protein: MHFSTSLPEADPAREHALTDDGWILLKEPAGAGGTLLSSVPFMILAAGITLLIAAIFVPVSPGYFGLYGETFSLSIGLPAVLAIAGILVFHELIHLSCIPKIARAGHTYLGITCAGGFVVCEEILEKDRHLLISLGPFLTISVGGTIVCGLTGLLSPLVLAAFTLNALGSSVDLLTTANVLRQVPEGARITASGMHTYWKA; the protein is encoded by the coding sequence ATGCATTTTTCCACCAGCCTCCCGGAAGCCGACCCCGCCCGTGAACATGCACTTACTGACGATGGCTGGATCCTGCTCAAAGAACCCGCAGGTGCTGGTGGTACCCTCCTGTCTTCTGTGCCGTTCATGATCCTTGCAGCGGGTATCACCCTCCTGATCGCTGCAATCTTTGTTCCGGTCTCTCCGGGATATTTTGGTCTGTACGGAGAAACATTCTCTCTCAGCATCGGACTGCCTGCGGTGCTCGCCATTGCAGGTATTCTTGTCTTCCACGAGCTCATCCACCTGAGCTGCATTCCAAAAATCGCACGTGCCGGCCACACGTATCTCGGGATCACCTGTGCCGGAGGCTTTGTCGTCTGCGAAGAGATACTGGAGAAAGACCGCCACCTGCTCATCAGCCTCGGCCCATTCCTTACCATCTCTGTGGGAGGAACGATTGTGTGCGGGCTGACCGGCCTTCTCAGCCCCCTCGTACTGGCAGCCTTCACGCTCAATGCTCTTGGCTCATCTGTTGATCTTCTCACCACCGCAAATGTTCTGCGTCAGGTGCCAGAGGGTGCACGGATCACCGCATCGGGGATGCACACCTACTGGAAAGCCTGA
- a CDS encoding Rieske (2Fe-2S) protein, translated as MSEFIDVCSTLDVPDGSLRKRAIDGREILLAKAGERYYAADNRCPHMGGDLSQGTLEGTIVTCPSHHSQFDLRDGHVLRWTDWSGIKLSAAKLLRRPGPLKTYEVKTEEERILVRFSD; from the coding sequence ATGAGTGAGTTCATTGACGTATGCAGCACCCTCGACGTGCCGGACGGTTCGCTGAGAAAGCGTGCAATTGACGGGCGTGAAATCCTCCTCGCAAAGGCCGGAGAACGCTACTACGCCGCTGATAATCGCTGCCCCCATATGGGGGGAGATCTCTCACAGGGGACACTGGAAGGAACGATAGTGACCTGCCCCAGCCATCACTCCCAGTTTGATCTGCGTGATGGACACGTCCTCCGGTGGACCGACTGGTCGGGGATCAAACTATCAGCAGCGAAACTGCTCAGGCGCCCGGGACCCCTGAAGACATACGAGGTGAAAACTGAGGAAGAGCGAATCCTCGTCAGATTCAGCGATTGA
- a CDS encoding DUF2513 domain-containing protein, whose protein sequence is MKRDMDLVRKILRSVDVNEDEGAISGMQIDGYSHEEIAYHVMLLKEANIIRANIVCAEGSKIPEGYAIYSITREGYAFLDAFSNERRWKKAQSLIGDIGDAPLHLVIPLFMELITARII, encoded by the coding sequence ATGAAACGAGACATGGATTTGGTACGAAAAATATTACGCTCCGTTGATGTGAATGAAGACGAAGGTGCGATATCAGGCATGCAGATTGACGGGTATTCTCATGAGGAGATTGCCTACCATGTCATGCTTCTGAAAGAGGCGAATATCATCCGGGCGAACATTGTGTGTGCTGAGGGTTCAAAAATTCCCGAAGGATATGCCATTTATTCGATTACACGGGAAGGCTATGCATTCCTGGATGCCTTCTCCAACGAAAGACGGTGGAAGAAGGCACAATCCCTCATCGGTGATATTGGCGACGCACCCCTTCATCTCGTCATCCCGTTGTTCATGGAGCTGATAACGGCCCGTATCATATAG
- a CDS encoding amino acid racemase, which translates to MPKHIGIVACSAEGAALCYRTLCGEAPARMGEYLHPEVSMHTYPLGDYMVHIRSGNWDGVAELMLSSAEKLSSIGAELLICPGNTIHEVFEQVAGSSSVPWIHIADAVGAEAKSQGYTRVGIVGTKYLMAGSVYSERFGRFGISCEIPDEKDRERINTIIFSQLVNGIYTSESRLYFNEVVRKFRERGCDAVILGCVGISLIVDPNTCPLPVLDSTRLLARAALKKALEED; encoded by the coding sequence ATGCCAAAGCATATCGGAATCGTTGCATGCAGTGCCGAAGGGGCGGCACTCTGCTACCGGACTCTCTGCGGCGAGGCGCCGGCACGAATGGGGGAGTACTTGCACCCGGAAGTCTCCATGCACACCTATCCGCTGGGAGATTATATGGTGCACATCCGGTCAGGAAACTGGGATGGGGTGGCAGAGCTGATGCTCTCATCTGCAGAGAAACTCAGCTCTATCGGGGCAGAACTGCTCATCTGTCCGGGCAACACGATTCATGAGGTATTTGAACAGGTTGCCGGGTCCTCCTCGGTCCCGTGGATTCACATTGCGGATGCCGTCGGAGCGGAGGCGAAATCACAGGGGTATACCAGAGTCGGTATTGTGGGAACGAAATATCTGATGGCAGGGTCTGTCTATTCCGAAAGGTTTGGCAGGTTTGGCATCTCCTGTGAAATTCCGGACGAGAAGGACCGTGAACGGATTAACACCATCATCTTTAGTCAGCTGGTCAACGGGATCTACACCTCAGAATCCCGTCTCTATTTCAATGAAGTGGTCAGGAAGTTCAGGGAGCGGGGATGCGATGCGGTTATTCTCGGCTGCGTCGGGATTTCGCTCATTGTCGACCCGAATACGTGCCCGCTGCCGGTGCTTGATTCCACCCGCCTGCTTGCACGGGCGGCACTGAAGAAGGCGCTGGAAGAAGATTAG
- a CDS encoding YkgJ family cysteine cluster protein — MQLVHAITEDRGNYTFVIYNYYSGDVKEVRVDADKIALYEDRSSLENLPQACPFLRFDRETGKAWCTVHLTRPDICRDYCCWRLLIRDAQGRRAGRVLYQRTFLPDTTELGGLWEEMKPTLNGLDDREWDKAVIRFLTAAGYRVRQ; from the coding sequence ATGCAGCTTGTCCATGCCATAACAGAAGACCGGGGCAACTACACCTTTGTCATCTACAACTACTATTCCGGCGACGTGAAGGAGGTGCGGGTGGATGCCGACAAGATTGCCCTCTATGAAGACAGAAGCAGTCTTGAAAATCTGCCGCAGGCATGCCCGTTTCTGCGGTTTGACAGGGAAACCGGGAAGGCATGGTGCACCGTCCATCTGACCCGCCCGGATATCTGCCGTGATTACTGCTGCTGGCGCCTTCTTATTCGTGACGCACAGGGCAGACGAGCCGGGCGTGTGCTGTACCAGCGAACCTTTCTCCCGGATACCACCGAACTCGGAGGGCTCTGGGAAGAGATGAAGCCGACACTAAACGGGCTTGACGACCGGGAATGGGACAAGGCAGTCATCCGTTTTCTCACGGCAGCCGGCTACCGTGTGCGGCAGTAG
- a CDS encoding DUF47 domain-containing protein, whose translation MNENTNDPKKPGRMRGMFGSLFPLKYDFEAMLVEQAESTFSGMEAFLQWINEDTLTPPDELIRIGSEVDLLRYKLEAKLIEAFSTPFNRQDIYTLSRNIDYILNYAVETAREMHAFGVSPDEPIREMSLSLLYGTRHVVEGTQYLGTDKARVEDSIRKGRKHVHAIEDMYITCMTDLFRTGDAMNAMKKREIYYHLRDAGKALRITLYIMHKAVVGLA comes from the coding sequence ATGAACGAAAATACGAATGATCCAAAAAAACCGGGGAGAATGCGGGGAATGTTCGGCTCGCTCTTCCCCCTGAAGTATGACTTTGAGGCGATGCTGGTCGAACAGGCAGAGAGTACCTTTTCCGGGATGGAGGCATTTCTCCAGTGGATTAACGAAGACACGCTCACTCCCCCGGATGAACTCATCAGAATCGGCAGTGAGGTTGACCTTCTCCGCTATAAACTGGAAGCGAAGCTCATCGAGGCGTTCTCCACGCCGTTCAACCGGCAGGACATCTACACGCTCTCCCGGAATATCGATTATATCCTGAATTATGCCGTTGAGACCGCCCGTGAGATGCATGCGTTCGGTGTCAGCCCCGACGAACCCATCCGGGAGATGTCTCTGTCTCTTCTCTACGGCACCCGTCATGTGGTGGAGGGGACGCAATACCTGGGGACCGACAAGGCACGGGTCGAGGACTCCATCCGGAAGGGCAGAAAGCACGTCCATGCCATCGAGGATATGTATATCACCTGCATGACGGATCTGTTCCGGACCGGCGATGCGATGAACGCCATGAAGAAACGCGAAATTTACTACCATCTCCGGGACGCCGGGAAGGCCCTGCGGATCACCCTCTATATCATGCACAAGGCAGTTGTCGGGCTGGCATGA
- a CDS encoding inorganic phosphate transporter — translation MLLIAALTILIAFAFTFTNGFQDAATVAATFIASGSATPRQGIIMVAGMNFLGAILGGSAVAFTLSGLLTIASGPLLLEVLLAALLAAAAWNVGAWYLGLPSSSTHALIGGLMGAGIMAAGIGSIYWGVADLLSPPHEITGMVKVLLFFVLSIVLGLVGGYLMRRCTWVLFRNAKRTINRSIIRINWLAAAGMAFFNGSNDAQKQLGIIALVLFAAGESAVFAVPLWARGVCALLLTMGTLGGGWRIMKTIGNRIFSLKPVHSMDSQISSGVTLGLSTLAGAPVSSTHIITMSVIGVGAAENPRNVRWRVGEELILSMFVTIPSTMLLSGALLVLVQHI, via the coding sequence ATGCTTCTCATCGCCGCACTCACCATCCTCATCGCCTTTGCCTTCACGTTTACCAACGGGTTTCAGGATGCGGCCACCGTAGCGGCGACGTTCATCGCCTCCGGGTCAGCCACCCCCCGGCAGGGCATTATCATGGTGGCGGGCATGAACTTTCTGGGGGCCATCCTCGGCGGCAGTGCGGTCGCGTTCACGCTCTCCGGTCTGCTCACCATTGCGTCCGGCCCACTTCTCCTCGAAGTCCTCCTCGCCGCGCTCCTCGCCGCAGCGGCATGGAATGTCGGTGCATGGTACCTCGGCCTCCCCTCCTCCTCCACCCATGCGCTGATCGGGGGGCTGATGGGAGCGGGCATCATGGCGGCAGGCATCGGCAGCATCTACTGGGGGGTGGCAGACCTCCTCTCCCCCCCGCACGAGATCACCGGTATGGTCAAGGTCCTGCTCTTCTTCGTGCTCTCCATCGTGCTGGGGCTTGTAGGGGGATACCTGATGCGCAGGTGTACATGGGTGCTGTTCAGGAATGCAAAACGCACCATAAACCGGAGCATTATCCGCATCAACTGGCTGGCTGCGGCAGGGATGGCCTTCTTCAACGGCTCAAACGATGCCCAGAAACAGCTGGGCATCATCGCCCTCGTCCTTTTTGCCGCGGGAGAATCTGCCGTTTTCGCCGTGCCCCTCTGGGCACGGGGTGTCTGTGCCCTGCTGCTCACCATGGGGACCCTCGGCGGCGGATGGCGTATCATGAAGACCATCGGAAACCGGATCTTCTCCCTGAAGCCGGTGCACTCCATGGACTCCCAGATCTCATCCGGGGTGACACTGGGGCTCTCCACCCTTGCCGGTGCGCCCGTCTCATCCACGCACATCATCACCATGTCTGTGATCGGCGTCGGGGCCGCAGAAAATCCCCGGAATGTACGCTGGCGGGTGGGTGAGGAACTGATTCTCTCCATGTTCGTGACGATTCCTTCAACCATGCTCCTCTCCGGGGCGCTGCTGGTTCTTGTGCAGCATATCTGA
- a CDS encoding epoxyqueuosine reductase — MQDLTTEISGMLLEQNASLVGVADLGDDNLSPVSTLPKAVIFGIALNPEIVASLRDSPSAAYVGEYTGVNGLLASLGARVAAALEDAGYRSFCVAPTTGDFDKETLSAVFPHKTAATRAGLGWVGKCALLVTREYGSAIRFATVLTDAPLIPGTPVTRSFCGECTECRTVCPADAPSGREWYPGLARDDFWDARACYAEAQRVADAMGFAHPVCGRCIAACPWTQRYLQRAGKY, encoded by the coding sequence ATGCAGGACCTCACGACAGAGATCTCCGGAATGCTTCTCGAACAGAATGCATCACTGGTTGGCGTCGCAGACCTCGGTGACGACAATCTCAGCCCGGTTTCGACCCTCCCGAAAGCCGTCATCTTTGGAATTGCGCTCAACCCGGAGATTGTCGCATCCCTTCGTGACTCTCCGTCTGCTGCCTATGTCGGTGAATATACTGGCGTGAACGGCCTGCTCGCATCCCTTGGCGCCCGCGTTGCAGCAGCGCTTGAAGATGCCGGATACCGTTCGTTCTGTGTCGCTCCCACGACCGGTGATTTTGACAAAGAGACCCTTTCGGCTGTTTTCCCCCACAAGACCGCCGCCACCCGTGCGGGCCTTGGCTGGGTGGGGAAATGTGCGCTTCTCGTCACCCGTGAATACGGGTCTGCCATCCGGTTTGCAACGGTTCTCACGGACGCCCCCCTCATCCCCGGCACGCCTGTCACCCGCTCCTTCTGTGGAGAATGCACCGAATGCAGGACGGTATGCCCGGCTGACGCTCCGTCCGGACGCGAGTGGTATCCGGGACTCGCCCGCGACGACTTCTGGGACGCCCGGGCCTGCTATGCAGAGGCACAGCGTGTTGCTGATGCGATGGGGTTTGCGCATCCCGTGTGCGGCAGATGTATTGCTGCGTGTCCGTGGACGCAGCGGTATCTGCAAAGAGCGGGCAAATACTAA